Proteins from one Geomonas agri genomic window:
- a CDS encoding beta-ketoacyl synthase N-terminal-like domain-containing protein: MTRLLVKGIGVVGAFGTGVETFENALTEGRVSVGSIEVATGEGVQAIPAYRADTAGLEEFVPKRSLRRVDHYSKLALLGSFLALKDAGMLGSDLSRVGLVIASGYGATATTYAFLDSLISGGDTCASPTHFANSVHNAAAANIAITLGITGPSLTVSQFDMSGPSALLSARQWLSEGRVDAVLFGAIDEASELVAYLQHRRRGPLHPAAMAPLDAGAESSIIGEGAAFMLLTRDDGAPAYCGIDSVDTGNLFGGSLPLPDDTLLLLGADGRSELSQRYLDTVPAGAQAACYTPIYGCMPAAAGFDLAAAALALKAGQSFANPGGTGPFAPPRGSISSICSLRLAGDTEYAAVIMSR, translated from the coding sequence GTGACGCGGCTTCTGGTCAAGGGGATAGGGGTCGTCGGCGCATTCGGCACCGGGGTAGAGACCTTTGAAAACGCACTCACGGAAGGGCGGGTGAGCGTGGGCTCCATCGAGGTTGCTACCGGTGAGGGAGTGCAGGCGATACCCGCGTACCGCGCCGACACGGCGGGGCTGGAGGAGTTCGTCCCCAAGCGTTCCTTGCGCCGGGTGGACCACTACTCGAAGCTCGCCCTCCTGGGAAGCTTTCTGGCGCTGAAGGATGCGGGGATGCTTGGCTCGGATCTAAGTCGCGTTGGCCTCGTCATCGCCAGCGGCTACGGCGCCACCGCCACCACCTACGCCTTTCTCGACTCGCTCATCTCGGGGGGGGACACCTGCGCCTCCCCGACCCATTTCGCGAACTCGGTGCACAATGCCGCCGCTGCCAACATCGCTATCACCCTCGGTATCACCGGTCCGAGCCTCACGGTAAGCCAGTTCGACATGTCCGGTCCGTCGGCTTTGCTGAGCGCCCGGCAGTGGCTTTCCGAGGGGAGGGTGGACGCCGTCCTCTTCGGCGCCATCGACGAGGCCTCCGAACTGGTCGCCTATCTGCAGCACCGCCGGCGCGGCCCGCTGCACCCTGCCGCCATGGCGCCGTTGGACGCAGGTGCCGAGAGTTCGATTATCGGCGAAGGCGCAGCCTTCATGCTGCTTACCCGTGACGACGGTGCACCCGCCTACTGCGGCATCGACAGCGTCGACACCGGCAACCTTTTCGGTGGATCACTCCCCCTCCCGGACGACACCCTGCTGCTCTTGGGCGCCGACGGGCGTAGCGAGTTGAGCCAGCGCTACCTCGACACCGTGCCTGCCGGGGCACAGGCCGCCTGCTACACGCCGATCTACGGCTGCATGCCCGCCGCAGCCGGTTTCGACCTCGCGGCGGCCGCACTCGCGTTGAAAGCCGGTCAGTCTTTTGCAAATCCCGGGGGGACCGGCCCCTTCGCCCCCCCCCGTGGCAGCATTTCCAGCATCTGCTCGCTGCGCCTTGCCGGCGACACCGAATATGCCGCCGTAATAATGTCCCGCTGA
- a CDS encoding LolA family protein, with product MKRLLLLCALLLPALPLHAESQPSPQLLETLEKNAGSVRTISSDFVQEKHLSMFKNPMTSKGRLYFARPDQLRWELTAPVASGFVLKGDRGRRWHERTGRTENFQISQEPIMKLVSEQLFAWARSDFAWIKKEYRVTVLQESPALLRLEPRSAATASFLHHLLVGFSADGRYVKSVELHEKDGDFTRIRFQNTVVNKALPADIF from the coding sequence ATGAAGCGGCTGTTGCTCCTCTGCGCCCTGCTCCTTCCGGCGCTGCCGCTCCACGCCGAGAGCCAGCCATCGCCGCAGCTTCTGGAAACCCTCGAGAAGAACGCAGGATCGGTGCGCACCATCTCCAGCGATTTTGTCCAGGAAAAGCACCTGAGCATGTTCAAGAACCCGATGACCTCCAAGGGGCGCCTCTACTTCGCCCGGCCGGACCAACTGCGCTGGGAGCTGACCGCGCCGGTGGCGTCAGGTTTCGTGCTCAAGGGGGATCGCGGCAGGCGCTGGCACGAGCGGACCGGCCGCACCGAGAACTTCCAGATCAGCCAGGAGCCGATCATGAAGCTGGTCTCCGAGCAGCTCTTCGCCTGGGCCCGCTCCGACTTCGCCTGGATCAAGAAAGAGTACCGCGTCACCGTGCTGCAGGAGTCTCCGGCCCTGTTGCGGCTCGAGCCGCGCTCCGCCGCCACCGCCAGTTTTCTGCACCACCTCCTGGTCGGCTTCAGCGCCGACGGGCGCTACGTGAAGAGCGTCGAGTTGCATGAGAAAGACGGGGACTTCACCAGGATCCGTTTTCAGAACACGGTGGTGAACAAGGCGCTGCCGGCGGACATCTTCTAG
- a CDS encoding beta-ketoacyl-[acyl-carrier-protein] synthase family protein, whose translation MNEVCITDTQTVTGLGTGLDVLFNGMMAGTSAVAPVQRFGTARYISPNACCVPGLTTGEDSLLYPLLGHLMDGFSAVPADCRLLLASTKGPVDLMERLQRGEAVDPAELAMERVLSRVGQRCGTSGPALNVNAACASSTLALARAAQMIALGRCEAALVVCLDLVSEFVFSGFSALQALSPTRCRPFDKNRDGLTLGEGGAALLLMSRERARREGRPVLGVIAGWGAANDATHITAPARDACGLIQTVRQALARAGLSADAIAAVSAHGTATPYNDQMELTALRALFPGRTLPVHSVKGAIGHTLGAAGGIEAALGLKCLDAGILPPTVGLIEPDPEGVGLVSNAAQDIGGDYLLSTNSGFGGVNAAVILGRGDA comes from the coding sequence GTGAACGAGGTCTGCATCACCGACACGCAGACGGTGACCGGTCTCGGCACTGGGCTTGATGTCCTGTTCAACGGGATGATGGCCGGCACCAGCGCCGTAGCCCCCGTGCAACGCTTTGGGACCGCCCGCTATATCTCGCCCAACGCCTGCTGCGTGCCGGGCCTTACGACAGGTGAAGATTCACTGCTCTACCCCCTGCTGGGGCACCTGATGGACGGCTTCTCCGCCGTCCCAGCCGACTGCCGGCTGCTTCTTGCCAGCACCAAAGGGCCTGTCGACCTGATGGAGCGGCTGCAGCGGGGCGAGGCGGTCGACCCGGCTGAATTGGCCATGGAGCGCGTGCTGTCCCGGGTGGGCCAGCGCTGCGGCACCAGCGGCCCGGCGCTCAACGTGAACGCCGCCTGCGCCTCCTCCACGCTGGCGCTGGCGCGCGCCGCGCAGATGATTGCCTTGGGACGCTGCGAAGCGGCGCTGGTGGTCTGCCTCGACCTGGTCAGCGAGTTCGTCTTTTCCGGCTTCTCCGCACTGCAGGCGCTCTCCCCGACCCGCTGCCGCCCCTTCGACAAGAACCGGGACGGGCTCACGTTAGGCGAGGGAGGGGCGGCGCTGCTCCTGATGAGCCGCGAGCGCGCTCGGCGCGAGGGGCGCCCGGTGCTGGGCGTCATCGCCGGCTGGGGTGCCGCCAACGATGCGACCCACATTACGGCACCCGCCCGCGACGCCTGCGGCCTTATCCAGACCGTGCGCCAGGCGCTCGCCCGCGCCGGCCTCAGCGCGGACGCCATCGCCGCGGTGAGCGCGCACGGCACGGCGACGCCGTACAACGACCAGATGGAATTGACCGCCCTGCGCGCCCTCTTCCCCGGCCGCACCCTGCCGGTGCACTCGGTGAAGGGCGCCATCGGCCACACCCTGGGTGCTGCCGGCGGCATCGAGGCGGCCCTCGGGCTCAAGTGCCTCGATGCCGGGATACTCCCCCCCACCGTCGGGCTCATCGAGCCGGACCCGGAAGGGGTGGGGCTCGTGAGCAACGCGGCGCAGGACATCGGGGGAGATTACCTCTTGAGCACCAACTCCGGGTTCGGCGGCGTGAACGCCGCTGTCATCCTCGGCCGGGGGGACGCATGA
- a CDS encoding B12-binding domain-containing radical SAM protein — translation MLDHRKILLVHPLGYRADAAGRDISRVANIMPPLGLASIAAYLEQRGMRADIVDCYARPDSDRVIRDYLLAERPAMIGLSCTTSSFLDGVRIAEMARQVLPGIRTVFGGPHVSALKTDLFPNFPAMDCAVVGEGEETMAELLLKGWDDPASVGGIIYRDGADAVWTGYRERPLVLDELPFPAYEKLAGFPASYRLPIFNYPKTPNTSCISSRGCPYACSYCDRSVFRRSFRYNSAEYLYEHLRYLKERFGIRHINFYDDQFTFNRERVENFTTLMTDRPLGMTFNCAVRAEHIDPELLTRMKGAGCWMMSLGIETGDEELLAQHRQNADLDHLAQKIRMIKDAGMRTKGLLMIGLPGETEQSIRKSMDYVFSLPIDDFNLAKFTPFPGSPVYEKIHELGEFQEDWEKMDCMNFLFVTKGMTRERLEELFQEFYRNHFKRHKVLWGYVTMLWRSPDSWLRFLGNLSSFLKFTRKTERFEAEPSSAPVAPGAK, via the coding sequence ATGCTAGATCACCGCAAAATACTCCTGGTGCACCCCCTGGGCTATCGGGCCGACGCGGCCGGGCGAGACATCTCCCGCGTGGCCAACATCATGCCTCCCCTAGGGCTTGCCAGCATCGCCGCCTATCTGGAGCAGCGCGGCATGCGCGCCGACATCGTGGACTGCTACGCCCGACCCGACTCGGACCGGGTCATCCGCGACTACCTGCTGGCAGAGCGTCCCGCCATGATCGGCCTGAGCTGCACCACCTCCAGCTTCCTGGACGGCGTGCGCATCGCGGAGATGGCGCGCCAAGTGCTCCCCGGCATCCGCACCGTCTTCGGCGGCCCCCACGTCTCGGCGTTGAAGACGGACCTCTTCCCCAATTTCCCTGCCATGGACTGCGCGGTCGTGGGCGAGGGAGAGGAAACCATGGCGGAGCTCCTCCTGAAGGGATGGGACGACCCCGCCTCCGTGGGCGGCATCATCTACCGCGACGGCGCCGATGCGGTCTGGACCGGCTACCGCGAAAGGCCACTGGTGCTGGACGAGCTCCCCTTCCCGGCCTACGAGAAGCTGGCAGGGTTCCCGGCGTCGTACCGGCTCCCCATCTTCAACTATCCGAAGACGCCCAACACGAGCTGCATCTCCAGCCGCGGCTGCCCCTACGCCTGCAGCTACTGTGACCGCTCCGTGTTCCGGCGCAGCTTCCGCTACAACTCGGCGGAGTACCTCTACGAGCACCTGCGCTACCTCAAGGAGCGCTTCGGCATCCGCCACATCAACTTCTACGACGACCAGTTCACCTTCAACCGGGAGCGGGTCGAGAATTTCACCACGCTGATGACCGATCGTCCCTTGGGCATGACCTTCAACTGCGCGGTCCGCGCCGAGCATATCGACCCGGAGCTGCTCACCCGCATGAAAGGCGCCGGCTGCTGGATGATGAGCCTGGGGATCGAAACCGGCGACGAGGAACTCCTGGCCCAGCACCGCCAGAACGCCGACCTGGACCACCTGGCACAGAAAATCCGCATGATCAAGGATGCCGGGATGCGCACCAAGGGCCTCCTCATGATCGGGCTTCCCGGCGAGACCGAGCAGAGCATCCGCAAGAGCATGGACTACGTCTTTTCCCTCCCCATCGATGACTTCAACTTGGCCAAGTTCACCCCGTTCCCCGGTTCGCCGGTGTACGAGAAGATCCACGAGCTGGGGGAGTTCCAGGAGGATTGGGAGAAGATGGACTGCATGAACTTCCTCTTCGTCACCAAGGGGATGACCCGCGAGCGCCTGGAAGAGCTGTTCCAGGAGTTCTACCGCAACCACTTCAAGCGCCACAAGGTGCTCTGGGGCTACGTCACCATGCTCTGGCGCTCGCCGGACAGCTGGCTGCGCTTTCTGGGGAACCTCTCCAGCTTCCTGAAGTTCACCAGGAAGACCGAACGGTTCGAGGCGGAGCCGTCATCGGCCCCGGTTGCGCCGGGCGCGAAATAG
- a CDS encoding MMPL family transporter has product MDEPSVNLFGRLYRYFAGRRRVLYGATLLLVALSLFASSRLQLQEDIVAMLPDDGSSAATDFRLLQLAPFTRKLVVSLKAPAPGDSTALVATADSLAQALREAKVGTVSTGPAALGGEFFGFLGSALPSLCGEADLKRLEAATTPEKVRERLREGYEQLLAPEGWALKGKLQTDPLAFSDLVLERLRFLNLVPNMRLVQNHFVSADGSSALITVDTTVPMTDSAASRKLMDRVDAAVKKTVPAGFSATVLSGHRYTLANADAVKRDLYLVLTLSVVAIFAIYLVFLRSMSALFVFLVPSTVLAIASGAMALWATKVFAVTLGFGGVLLGMVDEYATMIYFACRKGGKDPALITAEVSRPVLSGALATLLSFGVMLLSVLPGQRQLAVYSMTGIVAALLFSLVVLPHLVRPAPGGSLPFGGMKTLRPPRRLVLVAWCALLAICAFGATRVRFNGSLQAVNLVPSELKRAEAELNRTWGDLQGKALIFAEGKDLESALELNRRVFERLAPTLPPGELVSLAPLLPSEARQSENRERWVTFWQDGRAARLERDLAREGAAFGFTGAAFAPFLATLKTPAIPLNLDGLRAAGLGELVDALVLPGPGSVRVLTLVPDRPELIERLSRELAPLPGVRLVSESRFGAVMGGSIIGDFTRYLAITGVLVFLLVAVVFRTPSRIALVLVPVVTGVVCMLGIMGLLGLAFNIFNIAATILIIGLCVDYGIFMVSRLEDGGDETSRLAVLVSGLTTLAGLGALALARHPSMQSIGVSVLLGVGTGIPAALFVIPALHRKDQP; this is encoded by the coding sequence ATGGATGAGCCCTCCGTGAACCTCTTCGGCCGGTTGTACCGCTACTTCGCCGGCCGGCGCCGTGTCCTGTACGGGGCGACGCTGCTCTTGGTGGCGCTCTCCCTGTTCGCCTCGTCGCGGCTGCAGCTTCAGGAAGACATCGTCGCCATGCTCCCCGACGACGGCTCCAGCGCGGCCACCGACTTTCGCCTGCTGCAGCTCGCCCCCTTCACCAGGAAGCTCGTAGTGAGCCTGAAGGCGCCGGCGCCGGGCGACAGCACGGCCCTGGTCGCCACCGCCGACAGCCTGGCCCAAGCGCTGCGCGAGGCGAAGGTGGGCACGGTGAGCACCGGCCCCGCCGCGCTGGGCGGGGAGTTCTTCGGCTTTTTGGGCTCGGCGCTCCCGAGCCTGTGCGGCGAGGCCGACCTGAAGCGGCTGGAGGCGGCGACCACGCCGGAAAAGGTGCGCGAGCGCCTGCGCGAGGGGTACGAGCAGCTCCTGGCCCCGGAGGGGTGGGCGCTCAAGGGGAAGCTGCAGACCGATCCGCTCGCCTTCTCCGACCTAGTCCTGGAGCGGCTGCGGTTTTTGAACCTGGTCCCCAACATGCGCCTGGTGCAGAACCATTTCGTGTCCGCGGACGGGAGCTCCGCGCTGATTACCGTCGACACCACGGTCCCCATGACCGATTCGGCCGCCTCGCGCAAGCTCATGGACCGGGTCGACGCCGCGGTCAAGAAGACGGTACCTGCGGGCTTCAGCGCCACCGTCCTCTCCGGACACCGCTACACACTGGCCAATGCCGATGCCGTCAAGCGCGACTTGTACCTGGTGCTGACGCTGAGCGTGGTGGCGATCTTCGCCATCTACCTGGTCTTCTTGCGGAGCATGAGCGCCCTGTTCGTGTTCCTGGTGCCATCGACGGTGCTCGCCATCGCCTCCGGCGCCATGGCGCTCTGGGCCACCAAGGTCTTCGCTGTCACCCTAGGCTTCGGGGGGGTGCTTCTGGGCATGGTGGACGAGTACGCCACCATGATCTACTTCGCCTGCCGCAAGGGGGGCAAGGACCCGGCGCTGATCACCGCCGAGGTATCCCGGCCGGTACTCTCCGGTGCCCTGGCGACGCTTCTCTCCTTCGGGGTGATGCTTCTCTCGGTGCTCCCGGGACAGCGTCAGCTCGCCGTGTACAGCATGACCGGCATCGTGGCCGCGCTTCTCTTCTCGCTGGTGGTGCTGCCACACCTGGTGCGCCCGGCCCCCGGCGGGAGCCTCCCCTTCGGCGGCATGAAGACGCTGCGCCCGCCGCGCCGGCTGGTGCTGGTCGCCTGGTGCGCGCTCCTGGCCATCTGTGCCTTCGGCGCCACCCGGGTCCGCTTCAACGGCAGTCTGCAGGCGGTGAACCTGGTTCCCAGCGAGCTGAAGCGGGCCGAGGCCGAACTGAACCGGACCTGGGGCGATCTGCAGGGTAAGGCGCTCATTTTCGCCGAGGGTAAAGACCTGGAGAGCGCGTTGGAGCTGAACCGGCGCGTCTTCGAGCGGCTCGCCCCGACCCTTCCCCCCGGGGAGCTGGTCTCCTTGGCGCCGCTCTTGCCTAGCGAGGCACGGCAAAGCGAGAACCGGGAGCGCTGGGTTACCTTCTGGCAGGACGGCCGTGCGGCGCGCCTGGAGCGCGACTTGGCACGCGAAGGGGCTGCCTTCGGCTTTACCGGCGCCGCCTTCGCCCCGTTCCTGGCCACGCTGAAAACGCCCGCCATTCCTCTGAACCTTGACGGGTTGCGCGCAGCGGGACTTGGCGAGTTGGTGGACGCCCTGGTGCTGCCTGGTCCCGGCTCGGTCCGGGTGCTCACCCTTGTGCCCGACCGCCCGGAACTGATCGAGCGCCTGTCCCGGGAGCTGGCCCCCCTGCCGGGGGTACGCCTGGTCTCGGAGAGCCGCTTCGGCGCCGTCATGGGGGGGAGCATCATCGGCGACTTCACCCGGTACCTCGCCATCACCGGGGTGCTGGTGTTCCTGCTGGTCGCCGTCGTGTTCCGCACCCCGTCGCGCATCGCGCTGGTGCTGGTACCGGTAGTGACCGGCGTGGTCTGCATGCTGGGCATCATGGGGCTGTTGGGGCTCGCGTTCAACATCTTCAACATCGCCGCCACCATCCTGATCATCGGGCTGTGCGTCGACTACGGCATCTTCATGGTGAGCCGGCTTGAAGACGGCGGCGACGAAACCTCGCGCCTCGCCGTGCTGGTCTCCGGGCTCACCACCTTGGCCGGGCTCGGGGCGCTCGCCCTGGCGCGCCACCCCTCGATGCAGTCCATCGGGGTCTCCGTCCTGCTCGGGGTCGGCACCGGCATACCCGCAGCGCTGTTCGTGATACCGGCGCTGCACCGCAAGGACCAGCCATGA
- a CDS encoding DUF3261 domain-containing protein: MKRITLLLFAALLLLGAGCARVPFEATELVPTVPRSAAQLADGVWSSQRGPLVVRHSALFELRGMRVPVEAMLSLDTKAGEARLVAMNEMGVKLYDITVLRDGSRANFVIPDLARYPGFAEAVALSVRRIFLAPAPGAGDQLEVAQRSYQTSREEGGAMLRFTFGGTDAQLLETSCRGADQSWRVRYYRYQRRDGLLFPGGIVLDEDRAGYRLTLWIDSVEPSNE; the protein is encoded by the coding sequence ATGAAGCGGATCACCCTCTTGCTTTTCGCAGCGCTCCTGCTCCTTGGGGCCGGCTGCGCCCGGGTCCCCTTCGAGGCGACCGAGCTGGTGCCGACCGTGCCCCGCTCGGCGGCACAACTGGCCGACGGCGTCTGGAGCAGCCAGCGGGGCCCCCTCGTCGTGCGCCACAGCGCCCTGTTCGAGTTGCGCGGCATGCGCGTCCCGGTGGAGGCGATGCTGAGCCTGGACACGAAAGCCGGCGAAGCCCGTCTGGTCGCGATGAACGAGATGGGGGTGAAGCTGTACGACATCACCGTGCTCCGGGACGGGAGCCGGGCCAACTTCGTCATCCCCGATCTGGCGCGTTACCCCGGTTTCGCCGAGGCGGTCGCGCTTTCGGTGCGCCGCATCTTCCTGGCGCCGGCGCCCGGCGCAGGGGATCAGCTGGAAGTCGCCCAGCGCAGCTACCAGACTAGCCGCGAGGAGGGGGGTGCGATGCTCCGCTTCACCTTCGGCGGCACCGACGCCCAACTCCTGGAGACGTCCTGCCGCGGCGCGGACCAGTCCTGGCGGGTGCGCTACTACCGCTACCAGCGGCGCGACGGGCTGCTTTTCCCCGGCGGCATCGTGCTCGACGAAGATCGGGCCGGCTACCGCCTCACCCTTTGGATCGACAGCGTGGAGCCAAGCAATGAATAG
- a CDS encoding acyl-CoA thioesterase, producing MTRAYFTPTPGAPPPLRITVERQVRFEEVDPLNIVWHGRYPSYFEDARVAFGEKYGLGYLDCYQRGILTPIKKMHVDYFRPLAFPERFTVEGILHFTPAARLNFEFVIRNQAGEVTCTGYTVQMMLDTNQEIMLVPPPFIEEFLERWQQGALS from the coding sequence GTGACCCGTGCCTACTTCACACCCACGCCGGGGGCACCGCCCCCCCTGCGCATCACCGTCGAACGCCAGGTCCGTTTCGAAGAGGTCGATCCCCTCAACATCGTCTGGCACGGCCGCTACCCGAGCTACTTCGAGGACGCGCGGGTCGCTTTCGGTGAGAAGTACGGTTTGGGCTATCTCGACTGCTATCAGCGCGGCATCCTCACCCCAATCAAGAAGATGCACGTCGACTACTTCCGCCCGCTCGCCTTCCCGGAGCGCTTCACCGTTGAGGGTATCCTGCACTTCACCCCCGCCGCGCGGCTCAACTTCGAGTTCGTGATCCGCAACCAGGCCGGCGAGGTGACCTGCACCGGCTACACCGTGCAGATGATGCTAGACACGAACCAGGAGATCATGCTGGTCCCGCCCCCCTTCATCGAGGAGTTCCTGGAGCGCTGGCAGCAAGGAGCGTTGTCGTGA
- a CDS encoding beta-ketoacyl-[acyl-carrier-protein] synthase family protein, translating to MTHWPVAITGLGCICAAGGTVPDCLEALYAGRRAPAPPTRFASSHPTPFPVFEVRDFREPPELLRTSALGVQAATEALADAGFSPSELRGLRVGVCIGTTVGSALNDEGFCRAHRAGEEPDLFPMERILNNNPAAAIARTFGCTGPCQTVVNACASGTDAVGLAASWIRGGICDVAIAGGADELGRITYHGFISLMITDDSPCKPFDRDRKGLNLGEGAGMLVLESEQVRARRGARARSFVMGYGSACDAYHLTAPHPEGAGLRQAVAEALACCAVAADRVSFVNAHGTGTPDNDRVESRVLAELFPGVPYHSTKGHTGHTLGAAGGIEAVFTVACLEHGLVPASAGFENADPELAGKPLRGNREVAGEIAMSQSLAFGGSNSVLLFGKGDAA from the coding sequence ATGACCCACTGGCCCGTCGCCATAACCGGCCTGGGCTGCATTTGCGCCGCCGGCGGGACCGTCCCCGACTGCCTGGAGGCACTGTACGCCGGGCGCCGGGCACCCGCCCCCCCAACCCGCTTCGCCAGCAGTCACCCGACCCCCTTCCCGGTCTTTGAGGTGCGCGACTTCCGCGAGCCCCCGGAGCTGCTGCGCACCAGCGCCCTTGGCGTCCAGGCCGCGACCGAGGCGCTGGCCGACGCGGGGTTCTCTCCGAGTGAGTTGCGCGGGCTGCGGGTCGGTGTCTGTATCGGCACCACCGTCGGCAGCGCCTTGAACGACGAGGGGTTCTGCCGCGCCCACCGCGCCGGTGAGGAGCCGGACCTGTTCCCCATGGAACGCATCCTGAACAACAACCCCGCCGCCGCCATCGCCCGCACCTTCGGCTGCACCGGCCCCTGCCAGACCGTGGTCAATGCCTGCGCTTCCGGGACCGACGCGGTTGGGCTCGCCGCCTCCTGGATCCGCGGGGGGATCTGCGATGTCGCCATCGCCGGCGGTGCGGACGAACTGGGCCGCATCACCTATCACGGATTCATCTCCCTCATGATCACCGACGACTCCCCCTGCAAGCCCTTCGACCGCGACCGCAAGGGGCTCAATCTCGGCGAAGGGGCCGGCATGCTGGTGCTTGAATCGGAGCAGGTCCGCGCCAGGCGTGGTGCGCGCGCCCGCTCCTTCGTCATGGGCTACGGCTCCGCCTGCGATGCCTACCACCTGACAGCGCCGCATCCGGAGGGGGCCGGTCTGCGCCAGGCCGTGGCCGAGGCCCTCGCCTGCTGCGCCGTTGCCGCCGACCGGGTCTCCTTCGTCAACGCCCACGGCACCGGCACCCCCGACAATGACCGGGTCGAGAGCCGGGTGCTGGCCGAGCTGTTCCCCGGCGTCCCGTATCACTCCACCAAGGGGCACACTGGTCACACCTTGGGCGCCGCCGGCGGTATCGAGGCCGTCTTCACCGTCGCCTGCCTGGAACATGGGCTTGTCCCGGCCAGCGCCGGCTTTGAGAACGCCGACCCGGAACTAGCCGGCAAGCCGCTGCGTGGCAATCGGGAAGTCGCGGGAGAAATAGCCATGTCCCAGTCCCTGGCCTTTGGAGGGAGCAATTCGGTACTCCTGTTCGGGAAGGGGGATGCAGCGTGA
- a CDS encoding beta-ketoacyl synthase N-terminal-like domain-containing protein, giving the protein MKAYLNGIGWVTGTGCGMGSQRSDQVFVDLPLPALVRRDVFAEPNQRFGRMSDYAKLGLSALAFALRDAGLETWSEKRPFGVVAGTRLGCLATDLDYQRTVLLEGGGLASPNLFAYTLANCFLGDAAILFGLTGSLLAVNETESTGLGALAMALDQLALKEEPVVLAGVCDLAPPEPLAVVAPFLPGAAVLVLAETPGPRCYGCVTVAANGGIACNGTPVDSIAQLIDAALKQNGISQQAGNTGEGTTC; this is encoded by the coding sequence ATGAAGGCGTACCTGAACGGCATCGGTTGGGTCACCGGCACCGGCTGCGGCATGGGGTCACAGAGGAGCGACCAGGTCTTCGTCGACCTCCCCCTCCCCGCGCTGGTGCGCCGGGACGTCTTCGCCGAGCCCAACCAGCGCTTCGGACGCATGTCAGACTACGCCAAGCTTGGCCTGTCCGCCCTGGCCTTCGCCCTGCGCGACGCGGGACTGGAGACGTGGAGCGAGAAGCGCCCCTTCGGCGTCGTCGCCGGCACCAGGCTCGGCTGCCTCGCCACCGATCTCGATTACCAACGCACCGTGCTGCTGGAAGGGGGCGGGCTGGCAAGCCCCAACCTGTTCGCCTACACCCTCGCCAACTGCTTCCTGGGGGATGCTGCCATCCTCTTCGGCCTCACCGGGTCGCTGCTGGCGGTGAATGAAACCGAAAGTACCGGGCTCGGCGCGCTCGCCATGGCCCTGGACCAGCTTGCCCTGAAGGAGGAACCGGTGGTGCTCGCCGGCGTCTGCGACCTGGCTCCCCCGGAACCCTTGGCCGTCGTCGCCCCGTTTCTCCCCGGCGCCGCCGTCCTGGTGCTGGCGGAGACTCCGGGGCCGCGCTGCTACGGCTGCGTCACGGTGGCCGCGAACGGCGGCATCGCCTGCAACGGCACCCCCGTTGACAGCATTGCGCAGTTGATCGATGCGGCCCTCAAGCAGAATGGGATCTCGCAACAGGCAGGGAACACCGGAGAAGGAACCACATGCTAG
- a CDS encoding phosphopantetheine-binding protein, protein MDTKQKLKQILVKDLNLEEVSPEEISDSAPLFGEGLGLDSLDAVELVVIVQKHFGVEIKDMDEGRKAFQSVDSLAAYIEERKGA, encoded by the coding sequence ATGGATACCAAGCAAAAACTTAAGCAGATACTGGTGAAGGACCTGAACCTCGAGGAGGTCTCCCCGGAGGAGATCAGCGACAGCGCGCCGTTGTTCGGCGAGGGGCTGGGGCTGGATTCGCTGGATGCGGTCGAGCTCGTGGTCATCGTGCAGAAGCACTTTGGCGTGGAGATCAAGGACATGGACGAAGGGCGCAAGGCCTTCCAGTCGGTGGACTCCCTGGCCGCCTACATCGAGGAGCGCAAGGGCGCATGA